Proteins found in one Populus alba chromosome 14, ASM523922v2, whole genome shotgun sequence genomic segment:
- the LOC118032740 gene encoding uncharacterized protein: MAASLAKATVLARGKDEVYVAATPLRATKGPAQLLMSTTYSLNLWDLQHFVVIIKPNLPPPQNSQAIVFDFQPKDPENIYTALAVLSGRAVPGVVLVRKLSKLPRRKCWFVGSSKLDAVDIATKFNSDWRTDLRVGHHDCRDYTNGLVELLIGEKQVLERLRKDRGGQG; this comes from the exons ATGGCTGCTTCGTTAGCTAAAGCTACAGTACTAGCAAGAGGCAAAGATGAAGTGTATGTGGCAGCAACGCCACTAAGAGCCACAAAAGGACCCGCTCAGCTGCTTATGTCTACTACTTACTCTCTCAACCTCTGGGATTTGCAGCACTTTGTGGTTATCATCAAACCCAATTTACCACCTCCTCAAAATTCTCAG GCTATTGTTTTTGATTTTCAGCCAAAAGATCCTGAAAATATCTACACTGCACTTGCAGTTCTATCAGGTAGAGCAGTACCAG GAGTTGTTCTTGTGCGGAAGTTGTCAAAGCTACCGAGAAGAAAATGTTGGTTTGTTGGATCCTCGAAGTTAGACGCTGTAGATATTGCAACTAAATTTAACAGTGACTGGAGAACGGATTTGAGGGTTGGCCATCATGACTGTCGTGATTATACAAATG GATTGGTAGAGCTTCTCATTGGTGAAAAACAAGTGTTAGAGCGTCTAAGAAAAGACCGTGGTGGTCAGGGTTAG
- the LOC118032664 gene encoding F-box protein At3g07870 has protein sequence MDLDCEKHRKRRKTKVEDDPQTTGMELLPREIAHDILSRLPITSLVQFKCVCRAWRALVQDPQLVDLYLSCSTQDTDHPCLILHCDFPIRNNLYFVDFAAQEEEKEKVKRIPAPFSSMMPEFEVVGSCNGLLCLSDSLYNDSLYIYNPFTGCYKELPKSLQYPDQEVVSGFGFNPKTKEYKVIRIVYYRNGHGGYPRSRRIIYPLSEVQILTLGCPEWRSLGKVSYRLVRRASGALVNGRLHWISRPCRNKPARRLVSFDLTDEQFREVPKPDCGGLNRCNYHLVVLRGCLSAAVYCNYGRLEIWVMKEYNVKDSWVKEYNIGSYMPKGLKQNQDRQLKIWKNSSNGRVVGALCVLKNGEILLEYKNRVLVSYDPKNGKFKDIELQGAPNWFQTVVHVGSLNWIDTPSDAYNQGSDTSPYVS, from the coding sequence ATGGACTTGGATTGTGAAAAACATAGGAAACGAAGAAAAACCAAGGTTGAAGATGATCCACAAACAACTGGAATGGAGCTTCTACCACGGGAGATTGCTCATGATATACTTTCAAGATTACCCATCACCTCTTTGGTGCAATTCAAGTGTGTATGTCGAGCTTGGCGTGCCTTGGTGCAGGATCCTCAGCTTGTAGATTTATATTTGTCTTGCTCAACTCAGGATACCGATCATCCTTGCCTAATCCTTCACTGCGACTTTCCCATCAGAAACAATCTCTATTTTGTGGATTTTGCTGCTCAggaggaagaaaaggagaaggtgaAGAGAATTCCGGCACCCTTTTCCTCTATGATGCCAGAATTTGAAGTGGTAGGCTCCTGTAACGGTTTACTGTGCCTATCTGACTCGTTGTACAATGATTCTCTTTATATCTACAATCCTTTCACAGGCTGCTATAAAGAGCTCCCAAAATCCTTGCAGTATCCTGATCAAGAAGTGGTTTCTGGGTTTGGTTTCAATCCCAAGACTAAAGAATACAAGGTAATCAGAATCGTGTATTACAGGAATGGGCATGGTGGCTACCCCCGGTCACGTAGAATCATTTATCCGCTATCGGAAGTCCAGATTTTAACGCTAGGCTGCCCTGAATGGCGAAGTCTAGGCAAAGTGTCGTACCGGCTTGTTCGCCGGGCTTCAGGGGCCCTGGTTAACGGAAGGCTTCATTGGATTAGCCGCCCGTGTCGAAATAAGCCCGCCCGCAGGCTGGTCTCATTCGACTTGACCGATGAGCAATTCCGAGAAGTCCCGAAACCGGACTGCGGCGGCCTAAATAGGTGCAACTATCACCTGGTGGTTCTGAGGGGTTGCCTCTCTGCTGCTGTTTATTGCAATTATGGAAGATTGGAGATTTGGGTCATGAAGGAGTACAATGTGAAGGACTCTTGGGTTAAAGAATACAACATCGGGTCTTACATGCCCAAGGGCTTGAAACAAAATCAGGACCGACAGCTAAAGATATGGAAAAATAGCTCTAATGGAAGGGTTGTTGGAGCTCTGTGTGTCTTGAAGAATGGTGAAATCCTGCTGGAGTATAAGAACAGAGTTCTGGTTTCTTATGACCCGAAGAACGGAAAGTTCAAGGACATTGAGCTACAAGGGGCACCAAATTGGTTTCAAACAGTAGTTCATGTGGGCAGCCTGAATTGGATCGATACTCCCAGCGATGCATACAACCAAGGATCGGATACTTCTCCATATGTGAGTTGA
- the LOC118032888 gene encoding uncharacterized protein, with the protein MWRKLARLRSNVQNIRKSPRVADESMFGGMNGAEFPILVRDMNRTHRWNALSSLLRIVLAPFSIPSCFSSQPHVNGADGLWVTGEFAQLSEMNHLMVNDSMRYAILM; encoded by the coding sequence ATGTGGCGCAAGTTGGCTCGATTGAGGAGCAACGTTCAAAACATCAGGAAAAGCCCGCGAGTAGCTGATGAGAGCATGTTTGGAGGCATGAACGGAGCTGAATTTCCAATCCTTGTTCGTGATATGAACAGAACACACAGGTGGAATGCCCTTTCTTCCCTGCTTAGAATTGTTCTTGCCCCATTTTCAATTCCTTCTTGCTTCTCATCACAACCTCATGTCAACGGTGCTGATGGTCTCTGGGTGACTGGTGAGTTTGCGCAGCTATCAGAGATGAATCATCTCATGGTAAATGACAGCATGCGCTATGCAATCTTGATGTAG
- the LOC118032587 gene encoding uncharacterized protein: MATAEVVSAQSALAEEKTEQPIKIETATEEAVAAAPEAVAEEPKEEVETPAASEEAVAPAPEAPAEVETKEVVEETKILAEEPPVVEKTEEETPKETPEPVVEETKEESPKEVPVEQVVEEAKEATGSGETQAPAPEPEVAVEAPKEEEEEVKGEEKPVEAVEKVETETPVEKTE, translated from the exons ATGGCCACTGCTGAG GTTGTGTCAGCGCAGAGTGCACTTGCAGAGGAGAAAACTGAACAACCAATCAAGATTGAGACCGCCACAGAAGAAGCAGTCGCTGCAGCACCAGAGGCAGTAGCTGAAGAGCCAAAAGAAGAAGTAGAGACACCTGCAGCATCTGAAGAGGCCGTGGCACCAGCCCCCGAGGCCCCAGCTGAAGTTGAGACTAAAGAGGTGGTGGAAGAGACCAAGATTCTTGCAGAAGAGCCACCAGTGGTAGAGAAAACAGAGGAGGAGACACCTAAGGAAACACCAGAGCCGGTTGTTGAGGAGACAAAAGAGGAGTCTCCAAAGGAAGTACCTGTAGAGCAGGTTGTTGAAGAAGCTAAAGAGGCTACCGGGTCTGGTGAGACGCAGGCACCAGCACCAGAACCAGAAGTTGCAGTCGAAGCtccaaaggaagaagaagaagaagtcaaggGAGAAGAGAAACCTGTTGAAGCAGTGGAGAAGGTTGAAACAGAAACCCCAGTAGAAAAGACTGAGTAA